The region GCGAAGCCGGTCCGCAGGCGCGCGCGCGCCTTGCCGCTGCCCGGCTCCAGCGCGCCGTCCAGCAACCAGACGAAACAAGGAAAGGTGATCAGGACAACCGGCGTCAGATTGTAAGGGGGAAGCGCAAACGCGGTCGCGGCTCCGCAGAGCACGCAGAACAGGCGCCGCTGCCAGCCCCAGGCCAAAAGGAAGGTATTCGGCAGGGCGGACAGGCGTTGCGACAACCAATGCATTGAAAATCAATCTCCCCTTGTACGGCAAGGAGATTTGTCGGTCGGCAGCCGGGCGGTCAAGGTCTAATGTGGTTTAACAGGGGACAGCGGAGCCTGGAGAAATGTTTCGTCATGGTCCCGGCGCACGCCAGCCCCGGCCCGAGGAGGCGCAGGGCGCCGTCTCCATGGCCTGCCGGGATCTTCCACGCCCGGGCGCCGGGACAGGCCGGGACCCGAACTCACAAGACTGAATGCACCGGTGGCTATCTGTTGCCGCCGGACGCCGTGGATTTGGTCGGGCTGTCTTCCTCGCCCGAAGCGGTTTCCACCGGGGGAGCATCCGGGCGTTTCGGGCGGCGGCGCAGCTCCTGCGGACGGGGCTCGGCGCGGCGCCGGCGGATCTTCAGGCGCTTGATGCGCCTGGGGTCCGCATCCATCACCTCAAACTCGTAGCCGGGCACTTCATCGGGCACGAGCAGGAGTTCGCCGCGAACCGGGACACGGCCGACGGAAAAATAGAGCAGACCGCCCAGCGTATCGACGTCCTCGGAAATCTCGCCTTCCGTCAGCCGGGTTCCGAGCGCTTCGTCGAGGTCCTCGAGCGGAAGACGCGGATCGGCGATCCACACGCCGTCCCCCGCCGGGGTCAGCATGGCTTCTTCGTCCTCGTCATGCTCGTCTTCGATATCGCCGACGACCTCTTCCACCAGGTCTTCCAGCGACACCAGCCCGTCCGTGCCGCCATATTCGTCGATCACCAGCGCCATTTGGATCCTGTCGGCCTGCATTTTCGCCATCAGGTCGGTGGCCGGCATGGAGGGCGGCACGAACAGCACGTTCCGCAGGAGCTTCGCGTCTTTCAGCGTGACCGACAGGTCGACGCTGGACAGATCCAGGTCCGGCATGTTGTGGCCATTGCGGCCGTTGCCGTTACCATTGCCATTGCCGTTCTGGAGCGGGGCCTCGTCCCCTTTCGCGTCCTTGTCCGCGGCCGTTGCGGCACGATTGGCCGCACCGCGTTCGACGATATAGGCCATCAGGTCCTTGATGTGCACCATCCCGCGCGGATCATCGAGCGAGATCCTCAAAGACGGGCATGCGGGAATGGCCGCTCGCCTGGAAGAGTTCCACCACGCGGCTCAGCGTGGTTTGCGCATCCACGGCGTCGATATCCGCCCGGGGGATCATCACATCGTCCACGCGCAGTTCCCGCAGACGCAGGATGTTGCCCAGAAGCAGACGTTCTTCCGGCGAAAAGGCGGTGTCGCCACTGCCTTCGCGCGCCAGTTCGTCCTCCAGGTTTTCGCGCAGGCTCGAAGCCTGGCGCCCAAGACGCAGTACACGCTTGATGTGGTCGAGAAAGGCCGCAGTCCACTGCGGCCTGGTCTGTTGCGGGTCTTCCCCGTCCTGGGACTGTCCTGCCGTATCGGCCTTCGGCTCACCAGCAGGACTTTGCATTTCTACTGCGCTCATCATCCGTCAATACAAAAATATCGTGTTCCATGATGCCACTTAACCACCGTCCGCCACAAGAGGCCTGTCGGCATAAGGGTCATCTATGCCTAAGGACGCCAATATGGCTTTCTCAAGGCCTTCCATCAGTTCCGCTTCTTCATTGTCCTGATGATCATAGTCGAAAAGGTGAAGCAGACCGTGAATTGTCAGATGGGAAAGGTGATCGGAGAATTCAATTCCCAATTTCCGTGCTTCTGCAGCGACTGTTTCATAGGCAAAGACAATGTCCCCGAGAAGGGGTCCGTAAACCTCTCCCCTGGGGTCGCTGCCGGGGAAGGAGAGGACATTTGTCGGCTTGTCCTTGTCGCGCCACTCCCGGTTCAATTTCCGGATCGACGCGTCGTCGGTGAACAGGAGCGATACTTCGGTGTCACCGACGACCTGCAGGTCCGCCGCGGCAAAGGCGGCGGAGATCGCACGCCGGGCAATGGCGGTCAGGCTGTCTTCGTCCGGCCAGTCTCCCGCCTCTATCGACAGGTCGATCACAAATCCATCAGGCAAGACGTCGGGCATTGCGGTCCAAAAGCTCTCAGGAAACGGCGGCTTCGCGCTTGCGCGGCCGCGGCGTAGTTTCCCCGCGATCCGCATCGCGCTGCCGCTCGGCATAGCGCCGCTCGCGCGCTTCGGATTCTTCCCGGGAGGCATTGTC is a window of Roseibium salinum DNA encoding:
- the ybeY gene encoding rRNA maturation RNase YbeY encodes the protein MPDVLPDGFVIDLSIEAGDWPDEDSLTAIARRAISAAFAAADLQVVGDTEVSLLFTDDASIRKLNREWRDKDKPTNVLSFPGSDPRGEVYGPLLGDIVFAYETVAAEARKLGIEFSDHLSHLTIHGLLHLFDYDHQDNEEAELMEGLEKAILASLGIDDPYADRPLVADGG